One genomic region from Edaphobacter dinghuensis encodes:
- a CDS encoding Trm112 family protein translates to MDGKMNTSPLLPEDLRWVVCPVCHQPLESQPESIRCTGCLRRYPLVDGIPVLLADRTL, encoded by the coding sequence ATGGATGGGAAGATGAACACCAGCCCCCTGCTCCCCGAGGATCTACGATGGGTCGTCTGCCCCGTCTGTCACCAGCCACTGGAGTCTCAGCCAGAGAGCATCCGCTGCACTGGCTGTCTGCGCCGCTATCCTCTGGTAGACGGTATCCCCGTCCTATTGGCGGACCGCACCCTCTAA
- a CDS encoding bifunctional 5,10-methylenetetrahydrofolate dehydrogenase/5,10-methenyltetrahydrofolate cyclohydrolase, with product MEEMTNTPQILDGVAIAGQIKAEVAVEVKQLTARGITPGLAVILVGEVPASQIYVRSKVKTCGELGIYSEMLTPPESITTDEMLALVAELNAREDIDGILIQLPLPKHVDTKRLLEAVSPDKDVDGFHPVNVGRLQSGQPGLAPCTPAGIIEILKRSNLPVAGQNAVVVGRSDIVGKPAAMMLLNASATVTVCHSKTKNLAEFTREADLLVAAIGRPGYVTAEMVKPGATLIDVGINRVTDVAEVEEFFPGDAARAATLAKRGSVVVGDIHPAAFAISGAYTPVPGGVGALTIAMLMKNTVTAAKLRRGLSAEKD from the coding sequence ATGGAGGAGATGACAAATACTCCGCAAATTTTGGATGGCGTCGCGATTGCCGGTCAGATCAAGGCCGAGGTCGCTGTTGAAGTCAAGCAACTTACAGCCCGTGGAATCACGCCGGGGCTGGCAGTAATTCTTGTTGGCGAGGTGCCTGCCTCTCAGATTTACGTTCGCAGCAAGGTAAAAACCTGTGGCGAGCTGGGAATCTACAGCGAAATGCTGACTCCGCCGGAGAGCATCACGACAGACGAGATGCTTGCCCTGGTTGCCGAGCTGAACGCGCGTGAAGACATCGACGGCATTCTCATCCAGTTGCCTCTGCCCAAGCACGTCGACACCAAACGCCTGCTCGAAGCCGTATCTCCCGACAAAGATGTCGATGGCTTTCACCCCGTAAATGTAGGCCGTCTGCAAAGTGGCCAACCCGGCCTGGCACCCTGCACTCCCGCCGGAATCATCGAGATACTGAAGCGCAGCAACCTGCCTGTAGCCGGACAAAATGCTGTGGTTGTGGGCCGTTCCGACATCGTAGGCAAACCCGCAGCGATGATGCTGCTCAACGCTTCGGCTACGGTGACGGTCTGCCATAGCAAGACGAAGAACCTTGCCGAGTTCACGCGCGAGGCTGATCTTCTGGTCGCGGCGATTGGCCGCCCAGGCTATGTCACCGCAGAGATGGTGAAGCCGGGAGCGACGTTGATCGACGTAGGCATCAATCGTGTAACCGATGTCGCCGAAGTCGAAGAGTTTTTCCCCGGCGATGCAGCGCGAGCGGCCACCTTGGCCAAACGCGGCTCGGTTGTCGTCGGCGACATCCATCCGGCAGCGTTCGCCATCTCTGGAGCGTACACGCCGGTTCCGGGAGGCGTAGGAGCGTTGACCATCGCGATGCTGATGAAGAATACGGTCACAGCAGCGAAGCTGCGCCGTGGCCTCTCGGCAGAGAAGGACTAG
- the coaE gene encoding dephospho-CoA kinase (Dephospho-CoA kinase (CoaE) performs the final step in coenzyme A biosynthesis.): MLRVGLTGSLGSGKSTAAKLFAAHGAQVLHSDAIGRELMAPGQAVYAEIIAHFGNSVVLPDGRLDRPGLARLAFAEGRVDELNAIIHPAVIGHQRELIEDIARRNPAAVVMVESALIIEAVHGDGADWQRRFDRLILVTAPEEVKIARFVRRCVGDTKATDEQIAEFEEEARRRLARQMPDEQKMALCDYVLTNDGAVTELEWQVDQLWPILRIAAR, encoded by the coding sequence ATGCTGCGCGTTGGTCTCACCGGTAGCCTGGGAAGCGGCAAATCAACTGCTGCAAAGTTATTTGCCGCGCACGGCGCGCAGGTGCTGCACTCCGATGCAATCGGGCGCGAACTGATGGCGCCGGGGCAGGCTGTCTACGCAGAGATTATTGCTCACTTCGGTAACAGTGTGGTGCTACCCGATGGGCGGCTCGATCGCCCGGGACTGGCGCGTCTTGCCTTTGCCGAGGGTAGAGTCGACGAGTTAAATGCAATCATCCACCCGGCGGTGATCGGGCATCAGCGAGAGCTCATTGAAGATATTGCGCGGCGCAATCCTGCTGCGGTTGTTATGGTCGAATCGGCATTAATCATCGAGGCCGTGCACGGCGACGGTGCGGACTGGCAACGGCGATTTGACCGTCTGATCCTTGTGACTGCCCCCGAAGAAGTGAAGATTGCGCGATTCGTACGCCGGTGCGTCGGCGATACAAAGGCGACCGACGAACAGATCGCGGAGTTCGAGGAAGAAGCCCGGCGAAGACTGGCTCGCCAGATGCCGGACGAGCAAAAGATGGCCCTATGCGATTACGTTCTCACTAACGATGGCGCTGTCACCGAGTTGGAGTGGCAGGTCGACCAACTGTGGCCTATTCTCCGCATCGCCGCTCGCTGA
- a CDS encoding S1C family serine protease: MKLRPVLLVILLLSGFYYLTTHLAPSGTFAPWVHHVFTRATAPDVSPSTVRGPMGTLELTEAAAAPAFDSEEQQNIAVYKKALPSVVNITSTAVAFDFFYGAVPQQGQGSGFVLNKDGLIITNYHVISLNPQRVEVKLSNKHTYKAKVLAVDKGHDLALLKIDNAPNLVPATLASSQGLVVGQRVYAIGNPFGLQGTMTRGIISAIRSIRGPEQNPIEDAIQTDASVNPGNSGGPLLNSRGEVIGITTMIASNGADQSSGVGFAIPIDTAKAVLSDFEKYGYVRRPSLDIVTLPIGPDIAQQLGLPADYGILIDHVLPGGAAARAGLRGGNQRAYMGNIPVMIGGDLIVGMDGQDIANAQDLSAAMNSHHAGDVVTLTIFRGQKRMDVKVTLSDAKDQQTQQGQQA; this comes from the coding sequence ATGAAACTGCGTCCCGTTCTTCTGGTCATTTTGTTGCTCTCCGGCTTCTACTACCTGACGACGCACCTTGCGCCCTCCGGGACCTTCGCGCCGTGGGTGCACCACGTCTTCACCAGAGCGACTGCGCCCGACGTGAGCCCGTCCACGGTGCGAGGACCCATGGGGACGCTCGAGTTGACGGAGGCTGCCGCAGCTCCGGCCTTCGATAGTGAAGAGCAGCAGAACATCGCCGTCTACAAAAAAGCCCTGCCGTCCGTCGTCAACATTACTTCCACCGCGGTCGCCTTCGACTTCTTCTACGGTGCAGTCCCACAACAGGGCCAGGGTTCAGGCTTCGTCCTCAACAAAGACGGCCTGATCATCACCAACTACCACGTCATCAGCCTGAATCCTCAGCGAGTCGAGGTGAAGCTCTCAAACAAGCACACCTACAAGGCCAAAGTCCTCGCAGTCGACAAAGGGCACGATCTGGCTTTGCTGAAGATCGACAATGCACCCAATTTGGTCCCGGCAACGCTCGCCTCTTCGCAGGGATTGGTCGTCGGGCAGCGCGTCTATGCCATCGGCAACCCGTTTGGCCTTCAAGGAACGATGACGCGGGGAATCATCTCCGCTATCCGCTCCATTCGCGGGCCGGAGCAGAATCCGATTGAGGACGCCATTCAGACCGACGCTTCCGTCAATCCCGGCAACTCAGGCGGTCCGCTGCTGAACTCACGCGGCGAGGTCATTGGAATCACCACCATGATCGCAAGCAACGGCGCGGATCAAAGCTCCGGTGTCGGCTTTGCCATTCCCATCGATACGGCAAAGGCGGTGCTCAGCGATTTTGAGAAATACGGCTATGTACGCCGTCCTTCGCTTGACATCGTGACCTTGCCCATCGGTCCCGATATCGCTCAGCAACTTGGCCTGCCTGCGGACTACGGCATCCTCATCGACCACGTCTTGCCCGGTGGTGCGGCAGCACGTGCAGGACTTCGCGGAGGCAATCAGCGCGCCTATATGGGCAACATCCCGGTAATGATCGGCGGCGATCTGATTGTAGGTATGGATGGGCAGGACATCGCCAACGCGCAGGATCTCTCCGCCGCAATGAATAGCCATCACGCCGGAGATGTCGTCACGCTGACAATCTTCCGTGGTCAGAAGCGCATGGATGTCAAGGTCACCCTAAGCGACGCAAAAGACCAGCAGACTCAGCAGGGCCAACAAGCGTAA
- the purN gene encoding phosphoribosylglycinamide formyltransferase, which translates to MKRLGILLSGRGSNFLAIAKAINDHRLLGAKIAVVLSNREDAGGLDAARELKIPAFCVPSAGRKRAEHDAEMVARLHQHKVDLVCLAGYMRVLTVDFVRAFPDRILNIHPSLLPAFPGLDAQGQALEYGAKVAGCTVHFVDEAVDHGVIILQKTVPVKDEDTVETLSARVLQQEHAAYPEAIARVLSGEYAISERRYLHRNK; encoded by the coding sequence GTGAAGCGGCTTGGAATCTTGCTATCCGGACGTGGGTCGAACTTTCTCGCGATTGCAAAGGCCATCAACGACCATCGCCTGTTGGGTGCGAAGATCGCCGTGGTGCTCTCGAACCGCGAAGATGCAGGTGGGCTGGATGCGGCGCGTGAACTGAAGATTCCGGCGTTTTGCGTTCCTTCAGCCGGGCGCAAAAGGGCCGAGCATGATGCAGAGATGGTGGCGCGGCTGCATCAGCACAAGGTCGATCTAGTCTGTTTGGCAGGCTACATGCGCGTGCTGACAGTGGACTTCGTGCGCGCCTTTCCTGACCGTATCTTGAATATTCACCCGTCGCTTCTGCCTGCGTTTCCGGGGCTCGATGCGCAGGGACAGGCGCTGGAGTACGGCGCGAAGGTCGCGGGCTGCACCGTGCACTTCGTCGACGAGGCGGTGGATCACGGTGTCATCATTCTGCAAAAGACCGTGCCCGTCAAAGACGAGGACACTGTCGAGACGTTGTCGGCGCGGGTGCTCCAGCAGGAACATGCTGCGTATCCTGAGGCAATTGCGCGCGTGCTCAGCGGCGAATACGCCATCAGCGAGCGGCGTTACCTTCATCGCAACAAATAG
- the purM gene encoding phosphoribosylformylglycinamidine cyclo-ligase, with amino-acid sequence MHATKLTDATAPNQRSADQANEISASAATDNKRGTTSKKSAKGTDVAGKRISTAKKSVSYADAGVDITSAERSKQRIKMLARKTFNRQVLSEIGGFGGLFALDLAKYPNPVLVSSADGVGTKLKVAFELGIHHTVGQDLVNHCVNDIAVQGATPLFFLDYLATGKLDNAIIETVVQGISEACRANGCALIGGETAQMPGFYADGEYDLAGTIIGAVNRDKIITGDTIQVGDVLVGLPSNGLHTNGYSLARKLLFEVAKYAPDHYVNELKDKAGAALMRTHRSYLAIIKKLTGAEVVSGMAHITGGGITENLPRILPKGMGAVVDLASWQVPPLFEHLQALGNVDQDEMLRTFNMGIGLIAVIPAEKIKKAKAILNRANERHVIIGRVVRGERKVSYN; translated from the coding sequence ATGCACGCCACAAAACTAACGGATGCAACCGCGCCGAACCAGCGCTCAGCGGACCAGGCAAACGAAATTTCTGCCTCAGCCGCAACAGACAACAAGCGAGGCACGACCTCAAAGAAATCCGCCAAAGGGACAGACGTCGCAGGCAAGCGCATCTCGACGGCGAAGAAGAGCGTCAGCTATGCCGATGCGGGTGTCGACATCACCAGCGCCGAGCGCAGCAAGCAGCGCATCAAGATGCTGGCGCGCAAGACCTTCAACCGGCAGGTGCTCAGCGAGATTGGTGGCTTCGGCGGCCTGTTCGCACTCGATCTGGCAAAGTACCCCAATCCGGTGTTGGTATCGAGTGCCGATGGCGTGGGCACCAAGCTCAAGGTTGCCTTTGAACTGGGCATTCACCACACGGTAGGGCAGGACCTTGTCAATCACTGCGTGAATGACATTGCTGTGCAGGGCGCGACGCCGCTTTTCTTCCTCGACTACCTCGCCACCGGAAAGCTCGACAACGCCATTATCGAGACCGTGGTACAAGGCATCAGCGAGGCGTGCCGCGCCAATGGCTGCGCCCTGATCGGCGGCGAGACGGCACAGATGCCAGGCTTCTATGCCGACGGCGAGTACGATCTGGCAGGAACGATTATCGGCGCGGTGAACCGCGACAAGATCATTACCGGCGACACGATTCAAGTGGGAGACGTGCTGGTGGGACTGCCGTCCAATGGACTGCATACTAATGGCTATTCGCTGGCGCGCAAGCTGCTGTTTGAAGTGGCAAAGTACGCGCCCGACCACTATGTCAACGAATTGAAGGACAAGGCAGGAGCGGCGCTGATGCGCACTCATCGCAGCTATCTTGCGATCATCAAGAAGCTGACGGGAGCCGAGGTTGTTAGCGGCATGGCCCACATCACCGGCGGCGGCATTACAGAGAATCTGCCACGCATTCTGCCGAAGGGGATGGGCGCTGTCGTCGATCTGGCTTCGTGGCAGGTGCCACCGCTGTTCGAGCATTTGCAGGCGCTGGGCAATGTCGATCAGGACGAGATGCTGCGCACGTTCAACATGGGCATTGGCCTGATTGCCGTGATTCCGGCGGAGAAGATCAAGAAGGCGAAGGCGATTCTGAACCGCGCCAACGAGCGTCATGTCATCATCGGGCGCGTCGTTCGCGGCGAACGTAAGGTCAGCTACAACTAG
- the hemL gene encoding glutamate-1-semialdehyde 2,1-aminomutase: MPLSHAKSRQLQQRAEKLLPGGVDSPVRAFRAVGGEPPFVTRAEGAYLFDADGNRYLDFFGSWGPMILGHAFPPAVEAIQQAAARGASFGASTAAEADLAELVTQCFPSVEKLRFVSSGTEACMSAIRLARGFTRRNFIIKFEGCYHGHSDAMLVKAGSGVATLGIPGSAGVPAETVQHTLALPFNNLAAVETAFAAYPDAIACVIVEPVVGNAGTIAPAPGYLEGLRALTSKYGALLILDEVMTGFRLSLGGAQQLYNITPDLTTLGKIIGGGLPCGAFGGRADIMNYLAPLGPVYQAGTLSGNPLAMAAGIATLQQLIAKKDSIYPLLEKTTAAIAEGVAAISHEAGISLTVNRVGSMFTWFFTPNPVTDFASAATSDTEAFGRFHRAMMEQGIWLPPSQFEAAFLSTAHDEAEIAMTLAAARRAFGL, from the coding sequence ATGCCCCTTTCTCACGCCAAATCCCGCCAGTTGCAGCAACGAGCAGAAAAACTTCTCCCCGGCGGCGTCGATTCGCCCGTCCGCGCCTTTCGCGCCGTAGGCGGCGAACCTCCCTTCGTCACTCGTGCCGAAGGCGCTTATCTCTTCGACGCCGACGGCAACCGCTACCTGGACTTCTTCGGCTCCTGGGGCCCGATGATCCTCGGCCACGCCTTTCCGCCGGCGGTCGAAGCCATCCAGCAGGCAGCAGCCCGCGGGGCCAGCTTCGGCGCGTCCACAGCGGCGGAGGCCGATCTGGCCGAGCTGGTCACGCAGTGCTTCCCCTCAGTCGAAAAGCTGCGCTTTGTCAGTTCCGGCACCGAGGCCTGCATGTCCGCCATACGGCTGGCAAGAGGATTTACCAGGCGTAACTTCATCATCAAGTTCGAAGGCTGCTACCACGGCCACTCCGACGCCATGTTGGTCAAGGCCGGCTCCGGGGTAGCGACGCTCGGCATTCCCGGCTCCGCAGGCGTCCCGGCAGAGACGGTACAGCATACGTTGGCGCTGCCTTTCAATAATCTGGCTGCGGTCGAAACCGCGTTTGCTGCATATCCCGATGCCATCGCCTGCGTCATCGTGGAGCCGGTCGTCGGCAACGCCGGAACCATCGCCCCGGCACCGGGCTACCTCGAAGGCCTGCGAGCGCTGACCAGCAAATACGGCGCGCTGCTCATTCTCGACGAGGTGATGACAGGCTTCCGCCTCTCACTCGGCGGAGCGCAGCAGCTTTACAACATTACGCCCGACCTCACCACCCTGGGCAAGATCATCGGCGGCGGCCTCCCCTGCGGAGCCTTCGGCGGCCGCGCCGACATCATGAACTATCTCGCACCCCTCGGCCCGGTCTATCAGGCCGGAACCCTCAGCGGAAATCCGCTGGCAATGGCAGCCGGAATTGCCACTTTGCAGCAGCTGATCGCAAAGAAAGATTCGATCTACCCATTGCTCGAAAAAACCACAGCCGCCATCGCCGAAGGCGTCGCCGCCATCTCACACGAAGCCGGGATCTCGCTCACCGTAAATCGGGTAGGCTCGATGTTCACCTGGTTCTTCACGCCGAACCCCGTCACCGACTTCGCCAGCGCGGCAACCTCCGACACCGAAGCCTTTGGCCGTTTTCACCGAGCCATGATGGAGCAGGGAATCTGGCTGCCGCCCTCGCAATTTGAAGCGGCATTTCTCTCCACTGCTCATGACGAGGCGGAGATTGCCATGACATTGGCGGCAGCCCGCAGAGCGTTTGGTCTTTAG
- a CDS encoding glycerate kinase type-2 family protein — MTNSRLRDNAQEIFRQSLADCSIESAFTRAIHVSNEKGSPRLVIHGIEPIELISLKHIRVVAAGKAAGAMLSALLRCLEPCGQHDVSGVLIAAEQPSAIPPGFQFFQGGHPLPNEASLAGAQAAFDMLGDLQEDQTAATETLVVFLISGGASAMMELPLDPSISLEDLRNFYRELVHSGASIAEINCIRKHFSAVKGGRLALAARGIASLSMLISDVPPEHLDALASGPTLPDTSTVEQCREILARYELQNRFSPSVRRFFERPDLPETPKPGSFTARTITLLTSDHLAEAARKRAEELGFHVAIDNTCDDWDYRKAAEYLIDRVRSLRSIYPRVCLISSGEVTVKLPSANVSAKLDSSGIGGRNQHFSLYAATLLEEADASMVVLSAGSDGIDGNSPATGGVVDEQMLRCQTQTRNCDVSEEVRDAAMKSLQKFDSYTFLESMGATIVIGPTGNNLRDLRILLNVTN, encoded by the coding sequence GTGACGAACTCAAGGTTGCGAGATAACGCCCAGGAGATCTTCCGGCAATCGCTTGCGGACTGCAGCATTGAGAGTGCTTTTACGAGGGCTATTCATGTCAGCAATGAAAAGGGCTCTCCCCGGCTGGTGATTCATGGGATCGAACCAATTGAGCTCATTTCTCTAAAACATATTCGAGTTGTCGCTGCCGGTAAGGCTGCAGGGGCCATGCTGTCTGCGTTGCTGAGATGCCTGGAGCCGTGTGGCCAGCATGATGTGTCCGGCGTGCTGATCGCTGCCGAACAGCCATCAGCTATACCGCCGGGCTTCCAGTTCTTTCAGGGCGGTCATCCGCTGCCGAATGAAGCTTCCTTGGCCGGAGCACAGGCGGCATTCGATATGCTGGGGGATTTGCAGGAGGATCAAACTGCCGCCACTGAGACCCTGGTTGTCTTCCTCATCAGCGGCGGCGCTTCTGCCATGATGGAGCTTCCTCTCGATCCATCTATCTCACTGGAGGATCTAAGGAACTTCTACCGCGAGCTTGTTCACAGCGGCGCGTCCATCGCTGAGATCAATTGCATTCGTAAGCATTTTTCGGCAGTAAAGGGAGGACGGCTCGCTTTGGCAGCGCGAGGAATTGCAAGTCTTTCGATGCTGATCTCAGATGTTCCGCCCGAACATCTGGACGCTCTCGCCTCAGGCCCAACTCTTCCTGATACCTCGACCGTCGAGCAGTGCCGCGAGATTTTGGCTCGGTATGAGCTGCAAAACCGGTTTTCTCCATCCGTGCGGCGATTTTTTGAGCGCCCGGATCTTCCAGAGACTCCAAAGCCTGGAAGCTTTACTGCAAGGACAATCACCCTGCTGACCTCAGACCATCTAGCCGAAGCTGCGCGGAAACGAGCGGAAGAGCTGGGATTTCACGTAGCTATCGATAACACTTGCGACGATTGGGACTATCGCAAGGCGGCAGAGTATCTGATCGATCGCGTTCGCAGCCTAAGGAGTATTTATCCGCGTGTCTGTCTGATCTCTTCCGGAGAGGTAACGGTAAAGCTGCCCAGCGCGAATGTCTCGGCCAAGCTAGATTCATCCGGGATTGGCGGGCGTAACCAGCACTTCAGCCTCTATGCGGCAACTCTGCTGGAGGAGGCAGACGCTTCAATGGTCGTTCTCTCGGCAGGATCGGATGGCATCGATGGCAATAGTCCGGCGACGGGAGGCGTCGTGGACGAGCAGATGCTGAGATGCCAGACGCAGACGCGGAATTGCGATGTGTCTGAAGAAGTGAGGGATGCGGCGATGAAGTCATTACAGAAATTCGACTCGTATACCTTTTTGGAGAGTATGGGAGCGACGATTGTGATAGGCCCAACCGGTAATAATCTCCGCGATTTACGAATTCTGCTTAACGTAACCAACTAA
- a CDS encoding LacI family DNA-binding transcriptional regulator has product MSKLLPKKKATLEDVARAAGVGPMTVSRTINGHPYVANETAKKVRAAIRQLGYRPNHAARILTGQLSKAIGLIVPDLADTFFSVVSHAVQEAAREAGYLAWLAASNGDPSIEEAQIEQMTHHPVDGILLVPANSQSKYLKTVATGSTPLVTIDRPIEGAVTDSVEVENRAGARIAVEHLISHGCKKITCMVMNSHLQPVRQRIAGYEECLRHANLPRRKVTLSDEATAQKVLSALFDSPDRPDALFTANNACTICVIKTLRTLGIEVPKDVLLVGFDDVDFYTLLNPPVTTIRQPAAELGRTSARLLLQKIRSTSSTSSARTVLPVTLMVRESCGCHRS; this is encoded by the coding sequence GTGAGCAAGCTACTACCGAAGAAAAAAGCGACTTTGGAAGACGTGGCACGGGCAGCCGGTGTCGGCCCCATGACCGTCTCCCGCACAATCAACGGCCACCCCTATGTAGCCAACGAAACCGCGAAAAAAGTTCGCGCGGCGATCCGTCAACTGGGATACCGTCCAAACCACGCAGCCCGAATCTTAACCGGCCAACTGTCAAAGGCGATCGGCCTCATCGTTCCAGACCTGGCAGACACCTTTTTCTCTGTCGTCAGCCACGCCGTCCAGGAAGCCGCCCGCGAGGCCGGATATCTGGCATGGCTGGCGGCCTCGAATGGCGATCCATCCATTGAAGAGGCCCAAATCGAGCAGATGACGCACCATCCCGTCGATGGCATCCTGCTTGTCCCGGCCAACAGCCAAAGCAAGTACTTAAAGACCGTTGCCACCGGATCGACGCCGCTTGTCACGATTGACCGCCCCATTGAGGGAGCCGTGACGGACTCAGTCGAGGTCGAAAACCGGGCAGGTGCCCGAATCGCAGTCGAACACCTCATAAGTCACGGCTGCAAAAAGATTACCTGCATGGTGATGAACTCTCACCTGCAGCCCGTCAGGCAGCGAATTGCCGGGTACGAGGAGTGCTTAAGACATGCAAATCTGCCTCGCAGAAAAGTAACGTTATCGGATGAAGCTACCGCACAAAAGGTCTTGTCGGCACTGTTCGATTCTCCCGATCGCCCGGACGCACTGTTCACCGCAAATAACGCCTGCACTATCTGCGTTATTAAGACCCTCAGAACGTTAGGAATTGAGGTCCCCAAGGACGTGCTGCTGGTTGGCTTCGACGATGTCGACTTTTATACGCTGCTCAATCCTCCCGTAACCACGATTCGCCAGCCGGCCGCTGAGCTAGGACGCACCTCCGCACGTCTCCTTCTGCAAAAGATCAGGAGCACGTCTTCTACCTCCAGCGCCAGAACCGTTCTTCCGGTCACCCTGATGGTTCGCGAGTCCTGTGGATGTCACCGAAGCTAA